The segment CCGTTGGTGGGCGCGGTGACCACGCGGCCGCCGGTGGCGTTTTCCTCGTTCACCGCCAGGGCGTAGAGGTTGACCCAGTCGAGCACCGACAGGCTGTCGCGCAGGTTGGCCTCCGGTTGCTCGCTGAGCTGGCGGTACAGCGCGGCGGCGCGGCGCTTGACCTTGAGCCCGCCGGGCATGATGCCTTCCTTGCGGCAACCGGCCTTCACGCAGTCCTGCATCACCTGCCAGATCTTCAGCAGGCCGGCGCTGGTGTCCTCCGGGGTGCGCCAGGCCTTCTCGTTCTCGCGCATCAGGCCGCTGATGGACAACCCGCTGGCGGCGCACTGGGCGAGCATCTCCTTGCCGGTCTTGAACGGGTAGGGCAGCGGCGTGCGGTCTTCGACGATGCGGTCCAGCCCGGCGGCTTCCTCGTCCACCACGAAGCCGCCGCCCACCGAGTAGTACTCGCGGGAGCGAATCTGGATGCCGGCGTCGTCGAAGGCGCGGAAGATCATGCCGTTGGGGTGGTAGGGGAGCGGCTTCCTGATCAGCGCCAGGTGCTCCTTCTCCACGAAGTGGATCGGCTTTTCGCCGCCGAGAAGCAGTTCGCCGCTCTGGCGGATGCGCGCCAGGCGCTCATCCACGCGTTCCGTATCCACGGTATCCGGTTGTTCGCCTTCCAGACCCAACAGCACGGCCTTGTCACTGCCGTGACCCTTGCCGGTGGCCCCAAGGGAGCCGTACAGCTCCACCTTCAGGCTTTGGGTGTCGGCCAGCAGGCTCTCGCGGCGCAAGCCTTCGACGAAACGCGCGGCGGCGCGCATCGGGCCAACGGTGTGGGAGCTGGAGGGGCCAATGCCGATCTTGAACAGGTCGAAGACACTGAGGGACATGTCGCGCTCCTGAGCGTGCGCTCGGCTCTTTCTTATTAGTCAGCGTAGACAGCCCGGACGATCGGGCCCGAAGGTCCGACCGCCGAACTTCCATGTCTTGTCCGGGATTGTGGAAGCGAATTCATTCGCGAATGAATCCGCCCCCACAGGGGCGGGCTGGATCAGGCGTCCTGATAGGCCTCGATGGACGGGCAGGCGCAGACCAGGTTGCGGTCGCCGTAGACGTTGTCCACGCGGCCCACCGGCGGCCAGTACTTGCCGTCCACCAGGCTGGCGGTGGGGTACACGGCGAGTTCGCGGCTGTAGCGGTGGGTCCACTCGCCGACCAGCTCGTGGGCGGTGTGCGGGGCGTTCTTCAGCGGGTTGTCGTCCTTGTCCAGTTCGCCGGCCTCCACCGCGCGGATTTCCTCGCGGATGCGGATCATGGCGTCGCAGAAGCGGTCCAGCTCTTCCTTCGACTCGCTCTCGGTGGGCTCGATCATCAGCGTGCCGGGCACCGGGAAGCTCATGGTCGGGGCGTGGAAGCCGTAGTCGATCAGGCGCTTGGCGACGTCGTCGACGCTGATGCCGCTGGTCTCCTTGAGCGGGCGCAGGTCGAGGATGCACTCGTGGGCCACCAGGCCGTTGCTGCCGGTGTAGAGCACCGGGTAGTGCTCCTCCAGGCGGCGGGCGATGTAGTTGGCGTTGAGGATCGCCAGCTGGGTGGCGCGGCGCAGGCCGTCGCCGCCCATCATGCGGATGTACATCCAGGTGATCGGCAGGATGCTGGCGCTGCCGAAGGGTGCCGCGCTGACCGCGCCCTCTTTGCGCGCCATCTGCGCGTGGCCGGGCAGGAAGGGTGCCAGGTGGGCCTTCACGCCGATCGGGCCGACGCCCGGACCGCCGCCGCCGTGGGGGATGCAGAAGGTCTTGTGCAGGTTCAGGTGGGAGACGTCGCCGCCGAACTGGCCCGGGGCGCAGAGGCCGACCATGGCGTTCATGTTGGCGCCGTCGATGTACACCTGGCCGCCGTTGGCGTGGATGATCTCGCAGATCTCGCGGATGCCTTCCTCGAACACGCCGTGGGTGGACGGGTAGGTGATCATCAGCGCGGCGAGGCGCTCCTGGTGCTCCTCGGCCTTGGCCTTGAGGTCGGCGATGTCGACGTTGCCGCGGGCGTCGCAGGCGGTGACCACCACGCGCATGCCGACCATGGCGGCGGTGGCCGGGTTGGTGCCGTGGGCCGATTGCGGGATCAGGCAGATGTCGCGCTGGTCGTCGCCGCGGCTCTGGTGGTAGGCGCGGATCGCCAGCAAGCCGGCGTATTCGCCCTGGGAGCCGGCGTTGGGCTGCAGGGACACGGCGTCATAGCCGGTGGCCTGGCACAGCATGGCTTCCAGCTCGGTGGTTAGCTCGGCGTAGCCCCGGGACTGCTCGGCCGGGGCGAAGGGGTGCAGGGCGCCGAACTCGGCCCAGGTCACCGGGATCATCTCGCTGGCGGCGTTCAGCTTCATGGTGCAGGAGCCCAGCGGGATCATGCTGCGGTCCAGTGCCAGGTCCTTGTCGGCGAGCTTGCGCAGGTAGCGCATCAGCTCGGTTTCCGAGTGGTAGCGGTTGAACACCGGGTGGGCGAGGATCGCGCTCTGGCGCAGCAGGGCGGCCGGCAGGCGGCTGGCGACGGTGGCGGCCAGGTCGGCGAAGGCCGGCAGGGCCTGGCCGTCGGCGAACAGCGCCCAGAGCTGCTCGACGTCGGCCTGGGTGGTGGTTTCGTCCAGCGACAGGCCGAGGCGGACAGCATCCACTTCGCGCAGGTTGAGGCGCTGGGCGCGGGCCGCGGCGTGCAGATCAAGGGTACGGGCGCCGGTGGCCAGGGTCAGGGTGTCGAAGAAGTGCGCCTGCTCGACGGTCACGCCGAGCTGGCTCAGGCCTTCGGCGAGGATCGCGGTCAGCTGGTGCACGCGGTTGGCGATGCGGGTCAGGCCCTGCGGGCCGTGGTAGACGGCGTACATGCTGGCGATGTTGGCCAGCAGCACCTGCGCGGTGCAGATGTTGCTGGTGGCCTTCTCGCGGCGGATGTGCTGCTCGCGGGTCTGCATGGCCAGGCGCAGGGCCGGCTGGCCGTGGCGGTCGATGGAGACGCCGACCAGGCGGCCGGGCATGTCGCGCTTGAAGCTGTCGCGGGTGGCGAAGTAGGCCGCGTGCGGGCCGCCGAAGCCGAGCGGCACGCCGAAGCGCTGGGCGCTGCCGAGGGCGACGTCGGCGCCGAACTCGCCGGGCGGGGTCAGCAGGGTCAGGGCCAGCAGGTCGGCGGCGACCGCGACCAGGGCGCCGGCGGCGTGGAAGCGCTCCACCAGCGCGCGGTAGTCGAAGACATCGCCGTTGGCGGCGGGGTACTGCAGCAGGGCGCCGAAGTAGGCGCTGGCGTCGCTCAGCTCACGCTCGTCGCCGATCACCACCTCGATGCCCAGCGGCTCGGCGCGGGTGCGCAGCACGTCGAGGGTCTGCGGGTGGCAGTGCTGCGAGGCGAAGAAGGCCTGGCTGGCCTTGTTCTTCGCCAGGCGCTTGCAGAAGGTCATGGCTTCGGCGGCGGCGGTGCCTTCGTCGAGCAGGGAGGCGTTGGCCACCGGCAGGCCGGCGAGGTCGCTGACCAGGGTCTGGAAGTTCAGCAGGGCTTCCAGGCGACCCTGGGAGATTTCCGGCTGGTAGGGGGTGTAGGCGGTGTACCAGGCCGGGTTTTCCAGCAGGTTGCGCAGGATCGGGCTGGGGGTGTGGCAGGGGTAGTAGCCCTGGCCGATGTAGCTCTTGAACAGCTGGTTCTTCGCGGCGATGGCCTTGATCGCGGCGAGGGCTTCGGCCTCGCCCTGGCCGGCGGGCAGGTCGAGCACGCTGGTGCCCTTGATGCTGTCGGGGATGACGTTGGCAGTCAGGGCTTCGATGTCTTCATGGCCGAGCAGTTGCAGCATGGCCTTGATATCGCCCTCGCGCGGGCCGATGTGGCGGGCGATGAATTCGTTGGCGGTGCCGAGGGCAGGGGTCTCGATGCTCATGGTCGTTCCTCAGCCGTTGGCTTTCAGCAGGTTTTCGTAGCCGGCCTGGTCGAGAAGGCCGTCGAGGAGGCTGGTGTCAGCCAGCTGCATGCGGAAGAACCAGCCCTTGCCCAGGGGCTCTTCGTTGACCAGCTCAGGGCTGTCCGCCAGTTGCTGGTTCACTTCGACCACTTCGCCATCCAGCGGCATGACGATATTGCTGGCGGCCTTCACCGACTCCAGCACGGCGACTTCCTCGCCCTTGGCATAGGCCTGCAGTTCCGGGAGTTGAACGAAGACCACATCCCCCAGCGCGTCCTGCGCGTACTCGGTAATGCCTACGGTGACGCTGCCGTTCTCTTCCAGACGCAGCCATTCGTGGTCGGCGGTGAAACGCAATACGCTCATCTTTGGTCCTCAACTCGTATGACGCGCCTGTTTCTTCTGCCAGGCGCTTAGCCCCGCACGCGGTCATTGCCGCGCGCTGTTGCCCGGCCATTAGCAAGGGCAGTGCCAGAAGTCTGAGTGCCTTGTAAATCAAGGTGTTGAGAGGGTTTTTTGAGGAAATGCATGATCGTGGCTGTAGCGAAATCGCTACAGGGTGGAGAGCGCTCTTTGCATGAGTGGCGGAGAAACCACTAGTGGCGCGGGCTCTGGCTGGATGTTGCGGAATCGTTACGCTGTAGCGATTTCGCTACGGCGTGCGTTGTCATTCAAAATAAATAGAATAAAAACATATAGTTATATTAGTTACTTGATGTTGGCTGCGACGAATTCAAGCAGGGAGCGCCGCGCGCACCAGAAGTTTGCAACGGTGCCGCTGCCGATCCCGGGGTCGGTGCGCATGGCGCACTCCACGGGGCCGGCCAGCACTGCCTACGATGCGGATTTCGCCTGTGCTTATCCAGATTAAAAGCTTTATATATCAATAAGATATGCTATTTATCTCGAATAAATATCAGGTTTTGCCCGGGATTCCGTACTTGCGCAGCCGGTGGGCAATGGCGGTATGGGAGGTCTGCAGCCGAGCGGCCAGTTGGCGGGTCGAGGGGTAGGTGACGAAGAGCTTCTCCAGCAGCGCCCGCTCGAAGTTCTCCACGGCCTCTTCCAGGCTGTTAACCTCGCCGTCGCTCTGGCGTGCCACTGCGGTGCCGGCGATGTCCAGGTCGCCGATCTCCACCAGGCTGCTCTCGCAGATGGCGGCGGCACGGAAGATCACGTTCTGCAGTTGGCGCACGTTGCCTGGCCAGCGGTTACCCAGCAGCGCCTGGAAGGTACCGGGCGCCAGGCGGCAGGCCGGACGCTGGATCTGGGTGCAGGCCTGCTGCATGAAGAAGCGGGCCAGCAGCAGGATGTCCTGGCCGCGCTCGCGCAGCGGCGGCACTTCCAGATTGAGTACGTTCAGGCGATAGAAGAGGTCTTCGCGGAAGGCGCCTTCGCCGACCATCTTCTCCAGGTTGCGGTGGGTGGCGCTGAGGATGCGCACGTCCACCTTGATCTCGCGGTCACCGCCCACGCGGCGGAAGCTGCCGTCGCTGAGGAAGCGCAGCAGCTTGGCCTGCAGGTAGGGCGACATCTCGCCGATTTCGTCGAGGAACACAGTGCCCTGGTGGGCCAGTTCCAGCAGGCCGGGCTTGCCGCCGCGCTGGGCGCCGGTGAAGGCGCCGGGGGCATAGCCGAACAGCTCGCTCTCGGCCAGGTTCTCCGGCAGCGCGGCGCAGTTCAGCGCCAGGAACGGCTGATTGCGGCGCGCGCTGGCGGCGTGGCAGGCGCGAGCCACCAGTTCCTTGCCGGTGCCGGTTTCGCCGCGTATCAGCAATGGTGCGTCCAGGGCCGCCACCCGCTGGGCTCGGGCCTTGAGCGTGGCCATGGGGGCCGAGTCGCCCAGCAGGGCGTCGAAACCTTCGGCCGCATGGTCGTGATGCAGCGCCGAGAGGCGCTCGCCAATCCGGTTGGGCTGGTAAAGCGTAAGCAGGGCGCCGGTCAGGTGATCACCCTCGGTAATCGGTACCGCATCCAGCAGCAATGCCTGACCCTTGAGGGTTATTTCCCGCAGGGGAAGGCGGAAGCCGTGCTCCAGCAGGGCGCTGTGCAGGCTGTCGTCGCCGAAGAGTTGCGCCAGGGGTTGGCCCTCTGGCTCGGCGCCGTAGAGGGCGATCAGTGCCGGGTTGGCCAGCAGGATACGGCCCTTGCCATCCACCGCCAGTACCGGGTCGGTCATGGCCGCCAGCAGCGCATCCAGCTGCAGGCGACGACGCTGGCCGGGGAGGATGTCCACCACCGTCACCTCCTGCACGCCGTGCACGGCATGCAAGGCGTCGCGCAGCTCGTCGAGCACTTCCGGGCTGAGGGTGGGGGCGTCGATATAGACATTGGGCGGCACCATTTCCACCGCATCCAGGTTGAGGTTGCGGCCGCCGAGCAAGGCCAGGACCTCCTGGGTGATGCCGACGCGGTCGATGAAGGTGACGTGAATTCGCATGGAAACGCTGGGCTGGCGATTTGAAGGGGCGAATTATGCCCGGTCTGTCGTGCTTAGGTAACAGGCCTGCGTAGTCCTGCATGACCTGCTCTGTGTTGGGGCGAATTCATTCTCGATGCAGGCCGAAGGCCTGCCTGGCAGGAGAGGGTGGGGCCGCTTCGCGTCCCATCGCGAATGAATTCGCTCCTGCAGATTGTGGTTATGGCCACGAAAAAGCCCCGCATTTGCGGGGCTTCTGTCGTGGGCTGCATCCTCAGGCACTCAGCGCCTTGTGCGTCCGGTCGATCACATTCTGCAGGTGGTCGGCGTCGCCATAGTGCTCCGGGTACAAACGCTCGCTGTGACGGGCGACACCGAACTCGTTGACGATGGTGAAGCTGAAATTGCCGTTGCGAGCGGCGGTTATATGGCAGGTGAACGGCGCAAATGCGCGGGTCAGGGTGCTGATTGCAGCTTGGGCTTGATGATGGATGGTCATCGTGTTGCTTCCTTCGTTTTGCGGCCATGGGCCGCCAGACAATGGCTCCGAATCCGCCGAGCAACAGACTCTGGTCGGATGATCCTTATCGGAGCAAGGGTGCCGGCATGAAGTTCCCCGATCGGGTTCAAGCTCTGGCAGCTGGTACTTGGGGTGCCAGGTGCTGCGTCGGGTAAGGGTCTGGCCCGATCGGCAGTCCTGGTCAATCTAGCGCTCGCTCATGACAGCTTTACTGCATCGCCTGGGGCGGGAGTGCGGTCGGTGAGTCGGCGGGGTTGGCCTGGTCCCTTTGGGTTGGCCCGCTTGGGAAGAGAGGCGAGGGATCGAAAGGCCGATTGACTTACAACTTGGTACTAACGATGGCGACCCTAAAGGATCGCCTAGCAAAAATCAAGCCTTCAGTGACTGAGCGGTAGTTGGCTGATGTTGATTTCGGTGACCAGCGAGGTTCGCGCCGGCGGTGTGCGGGCGAGCAGGGGGCAGTAACGGTCCAGCGACTGGATCAGGTCCCACTGCAGTTCCAGGTCGTGGCCCAGGCCCGTGACCTGGTCCAGCAGGCCGACCGACGCCGCCTGGAGGTTGCTGTCGGTGGAACTGGCCATGTTCGCGGTGACCTTCGCCAACAGAGTGGTGATGGCGGTCATGTTGCGGGTAGTCAGGGCCAGGATATTGGCCAGCAAGGCGATCTCGCTTGGCGGTACTTGTTGTTGGGGAGTCTGTTCCATGAATGCTCCGATTGGGCCACCAGTCCATATGGCATTGCGCCATTATCGTTTTGAGATGCCAGTGGCAACGATGGAGTCACGCCCATGCAAGGGGCTGGCAAATCTCTGAACGCGCTGTAGGAAATCTTCTATTACTCGGCCGGATAGGACGCATGAACCACTGAACCAGTTCCAAAGAAGCATTGCTACCTCGGAAGGTGGGCAGGAACCTAGGACCAGGTCCTTCCCGTTTCCGATGTGCCATGTCCAGCCTTGTCGAGTCGTCCGATCAGCAGCCGCCATTGGTTACGCGCCTGGCCAATGGCCTGGAAGTGCGCCTGCTGCATCGACCCGGTACGACGCTTTGCGCGCTGCTGGTGGACGTGCAGGGGGGTAGCCACGACGAACCTGGCGACTATCCGGGGCTGGCCCACTTTCTCGAACACCTGGTGTTCCTGGGCAGCCGCGATTTCCCCCCGGAGCGGGGCCTGATTCCATTCGTCCAGGGTGTGGGCGGCCGGGTCAATGCGAGTACCCGGCCCCGCAGCACGCGCTTCTTCTGCGAGGTGCCGGCGACGCACCTCGATCAGGCCCTGGCGCGGCTTCTGGACATGCTGGCCAATCCTTTGCTGGAAACGGCTGCGCTCTGGCGTGAGCGGGAAGTGCTGCAGGCCGAGTTCAGTGCCCGCGCGCGGGACTGCCGGACCCTTTGCGACGCCGCGCTGGCATGGGCGCTCGCGGCCGGTCACCCGCTGGCGGATTTTCATGCGGGCAACGCCGCCAGCCTGAAACTGGAATCCCCCGCATTCATGCCTGCGCTGCATGGCTTCCATCGGGAGCATTACCAGCCGGGCCGCATGTGCCTGACCCTGGTAGCGCCGCATCCCCTGGACCAACAGCTGGAACTCACCCGCCGCTACGGCGAACCGTTGCAGGCGGGCAGGCGCCTGCCGGAACCGGTGGTGCCGCCCATGCTGCCGCTTCGTGCGAATCGGCTCCGGCTTGGTGTACCGGGCGGAGGCGGACGGCTCCTGCTGGCGTTCGCCCTGCAACAACGAGGCGATGCCCTGGAGGCGGCCACGGCTTTTCTCGAATGCCTGATCCAGGACGACTCGACCGGCGGCCTGCAAGAGCATCTCAGCGCACTTGAACTCGGCGACGCTGTGCACCTGCGCCTGGCTTGTGCCGATGGCGGGCAAGGCCTGCTGGTGATGGACCTCGAACGGGTGGAAGACGCCGACTGCGCACAACTGGAGGCCGAGGTCCTGGGCTGGCTGGACTTTCTGCGCACCACCGCACCCTGGCCGGGGCTCTGGGAGGAGCGGCTGGAGTGCCTGCGCCGCCGGCACGCCGAACTGGCGCCGCTGGATGCCGCGCTGGCGCCCCGGCTGCCAACGCTCCCGGAAGTCCGCTCGCTGCTGGAGCAATTGCGCGCCGAACGCCTGATCCATCTCCAGACCGAAGATTCCGACCGCGCGAACAACCATGTTTCGGCCGGCTTCTCCCTGAATCTGGAGCGGCTTGGAGTGGCTCCCGGCAGAACGTCCGCCGCCAACTGGCGACTGCCGCCGCCCAACCCCTACCTGGTCCCGCCGGTGCCTCTGACGGCGATCCACACAAGGCTGCCCGCCAGGCCTGGCTTGCCCGATGCCCGTGGCCAGGGCGCGCTGTTCCTGCGCTGGCATGCCGCAGTAGGCGGATTGCCCCATGGGCTCCTCCCTGCACTGCAGCGCGCGCTGCGTCCCATCCTGGGGGCCGCCGCCGGGGCCGGTGTGACCGGCGGGCTCAAGGCGGAGCAGGGCGGGATCACGCTTGAGCTGCTGGGCGATGCCCGTCTGCTGCGCCCTGTGAGCGGCGATATGCTGCCGCTGCTCCAGGCACCACCGCTCTGGAGTCTTGCCCAGGGGCCGCGCCTGCAGCGAAGTGCCCTGCGCCGCAACTCCGGTGAGCTGCCCTTGCGTCAGATGCTGCAGCACCTGCCGGGCTTGTTGACAGCGGCCACGGACGGGCCGGCCGTGCTCGATGCGGATGCCCTGGCGCACTTCTGGCGTCAGGTACGCTGGCAGGGCCTGGCCGTGGGCGACGTGGTGATGGATACCGAACTGCCAGGGCTGCCTGCCCTGCCCGGCGTGTTGGCCGGGCAGAGCGGACGTAATTGGCATCGGCTGGAGATGGAAGGCGAAGCGGCGCTGCTGCTCTTCTATCCACTCGATCCAGTCCGCGCCGCGATGGAGGTCTCCGCGCGGCTGCTGGCCAGTCTTCTGGAGCCGGCCTTCCACCAACGGCTGAGGGGCGAACTGCGACTGGGCTACGCCCTGGCCTGTGGTTTCAGGCAATTCGGGCGGCACCGTGGCCTGCTGTTCGCCGTGCAGTCGCCGCGTGAATCCGTGGCCGGGCTGTTCGCGCACCTCCAGGACTTCCTCCAGCATCAACGAGAGCGTCTGGCGGCGCTGGACCAGGCACAACTGGATGTTCTGCGCCTGACCCTCGCGCAGCGGCTGGTCCGGGACGACACGGAATTCGCCAGCTACGCCCGCCAATGCTGGCTCGATCATCTCGCCGGCCTGCCCGCCGACCATCGCTCGCGGGTGCACCAGGCCTTGACCGAGCTGCAACCCAGCCACCTGCAAGAGCAACTCGACCGCCTGATCGCCGGGATGAGCTGCCTTGCCCTGGCCAATGCCGAAACCTCTGCGTCGGGTTGGCACCACCCGTACTGATTTCCCTCTCCATTCCTGTGCTGAAGGACGAGCCCGAAAGGGCTGCGTCCTTTCGTGCTGTTCGACCGTCCGTCGGGCTACGACCTTGGACGAGCCCGGTATTAAGCCTTTCCGGCGCGACTTGCAGAACCCGGCCAAAGCAGGGCGAAACCCCCGCGAATGCAGCCTATGGCGGACCCGATGGCGTTTCGATAATCGCCTCCGACTCGACTGACCTGCCCGGTCGTCAACCCACAGCGGAGAGCGTCATGCACAACAAGAAGATCGCCCAAGCCCGTTTGTCCCGCCTTGCCCTCGCGGCAGCGGTAGCCCTCGCCACCCAGCAGGCCGCCGCGGAGATCGTCCTGTACGACAAGGACCAGACCACTTTCTCCACCGACGGCTACGTCAACGCCTTCTACGTCAACAGCGACGTGGATCGCGACGGCGAGCAGTTCGACCGCCGTCAGTCGCGGGTAAAGATGGGCTTCCTGCCGAACTGGATCGGTTTCAACATGGGCAAGCAGGTGGACGACCTCAAGCTCGGCGCCCGTTCCTCCTTCTGGGTCACCATCAACGACAGCGAAACCAATGGCACCGCCACCGCCATCGACGTCCGCCAGTTCTACGGCACCGCTGGCAGCGACTGGGGCGAAGTGCTGGTGGGCAAGGACTTCGGCCTGTTTGCCCGCTCCAACATCCTGCTCGATGAACTGCTTGCCGGTTACGGCCAGGTCAGCGATACCCTCGGCCTGGTGGATGGTGGCGGCGTATCCTTCGGCAACATCGGCAGTGGCTACCCCTATCCCTTCCCGACCTCGCAGATCACCTACCGCAGCCCGAAAACCGACGGCCTGCGCGCCGCCGTGGGCATCATGGACCCGGTGGACACCAACGACGACAGCGCCACCGGCAAGGCCTACCAGGAAAACCCGCGCTTCGAGAGCGAGGTCACCTACGAATTCGACCTGGGTGGCGCGCAGATCTACTCCTGGGTCAACGGCGCCTACCAGACCTCGGAAAACACCGATCCCAACGTCGATTCCGTTACCTCCAAGGGCCTGGGCTACGGCGTGCAGGCCAAGATGGGCGCCTTCACCCTGGTGGGTTCCGGCTTCCAGGCCAAGGGCATCAACCCCTTCTTCACCAACAACGCCGGCGAGCCGACCCTGCGCGAGGTGGACAGCGACGGCTACCTGCTGCAGGGCTCCTACCGCTTCGGCAAGAACCGCCTGGCCCTGTCCTACGGAAAGACCAAGGACGACGGCAACGGCGTGGTGAACACCGGTGCCGACTACGAAACTCGCGGCATCGCGCTGTTCCACGACATCAACGACAACCTCAAGCTGGTGGCCGAGTACAACCAGTTCGAGATCGACGGCCACGAGGGTGATGCCCAGAACGAAGACACCGACACCGTCGCCCTGGGTGCCGTGCTGACCTGGTAAGCCCTGATCCAGATTGCTC is part of the Pseudomonas lalkuanensis genome and harbors:
- a CDS encoding sigma-54-dependent transcriptional regulator, whose translation is MRIHVTFIDRVGITQEVLALLGGRNLNLDAVEMVPPNVYIDAPTLSPEVLDELRDALHAVHGVQEVTVVDILPGQRRRLQLDALLAAMTDPVLAVDGKGRILLANPALIALYGAEPEGQPLAQLFGDDSLHSALLEHGFRLPLREITLKGQALLLDAVPITEGDHLTGALLTLYQPNRIGERLSALHHDHAAEGFDALLGDSAPMATLKARAQRVAALDAPLLIRGETGTGKELVARACHAASARRNQPFLALNCAALPENLAESELFGYAPGAFTGAQRGGKPGLLELAHQGTVFLDEIGEMSPYLQAKLLRFLSDGSFRRVGGDREIKVDVRILSATHRNLEKMVGEGAFREDLFYRLNVLNLEVPPLRERGQDILLLARFFMQQACTQIQRPACRLAPGTFQALLGNRWPGNVRQLQNVIFRAAAICESSLVEIGDLDIAGTAVARQSDGEVNSLEEAVENFERALLEKLFVTYPSTRQLAARLQTSHTAIAHRLRKYGIPGKT
- a CDS encoding L-serine ammonia-lyase, which gives rise to MSLSVFDLFKIGIGPSSSHTVGPMRAAARFVEGLRRESLLADTQSLKVELYGSLGATGKGHGSDKAVLLGLEGEQPDTVDTERVDERLARIRQSGELLLGGEKPIHFVEKEHLALIRKPLPYHPNGMIFRAFDDAGIQIRSREYYSVGGGFVVDEEAAGLDRIVEDRTPLPYPFKTGKEMLAQCAASGLSISGLMRENEKAWRTPEDTSAGLLKIWQVMQDCVKAGCRKEGIMPGGLKVKRRAAALYRQLSEQPEANLRDSLSVLDWVNLYALAVNEENATGGRVVTAPTNGAAGIVPAVLHYYSRFVPGANDDGIERFLLTAAAIGILYKENASISGAEVGCQGEVGVACSMAAGALCEVLGGTPQQVENAAEIGMEHNLGLTCDPVGGLVQVPCIERNAMGSVKAINAARMALRGDGQHFISLDKVIRTMRQTGADMKSKYKETARGGLAVNIIEC
- the pqqF gene encoding pyrroloquinoline quinone biosynthesis protein PqqF, which gives rise to MSSLVESSDQQPPLVTRLANGLEVRLLHRPGTTLCALLVDVQGGSHDEPGDYPGLAHFLEHLVFLGSRDFPPERGLIPFVQGVGGRVNASTRPRSTRFFCEVPATHLDQALARLLDMLANPLLETAALWREREVLQAEFSARARDCRTLCDAALAWALAAGHPLADFHAGNAASLKLESPAFMPALHGFHREHYQPGRMCLTLVAPHPLDQQLELTRRYGEPLQAGRRLPEPVVPPMLPLRANRLRLGVPGGGGRLLLAFALQQRGDALEAATAFLECLIQDDSTGGLQEHLSALELGDAVHLRLACADGGQGLLVMDLERVEDADCAQLEAEVLGWLDFLRTTAPWPGLWEERLECLRRRHAELAPLDAALAPRLPTLPEVRSLLEQLRAERLIHLQTEDSDRANNHVSAGFSLNLERLGVAPGRTSAANWRLPPPNPYLVPPVPLTAIHTRLPARPGLPDARGQGALFLRWHAAVGGLPHGLLPALQRALRPILGAAAGAGVTGGLKAEQGGITLELLGDARLLRPVSGDMLPLLQAPPLWSLAQGPRLQRSALRRNSGELPLRQMLQHLPGLLTAATDGPAVLDADALAHFWRQVRWQGLAVGDVVMDTELPGLPALPGVLAGQSGRNWHRLEMEGEAALLLFYPLDPVRAAMEVSARLLASLLEPAFHQRLRGELRLGYALACGFRQFGRHRGLLFAVQSPRESVAGLFAHLQDFLQHQRERLAALDQAQLDVLRLTLAQRLVRDDTEFASYARQCWLDHLAGLPADHRSRVHQALTELQPSHLQEQLDRLIAGMSCLALANAETSASGWHHPY
- the gcvP gene encoding aminomethyl-transferring glycine dehydrogenase; translation: MSIETPALGTANEFIARHIGPREGDIKAMLQLLGHEDIEALTANVIPDSIKGTSVLDLPAGQGEAEALAAIKAIAAKNQLFKSYIGQGYYPCHTPSPILRNLLENPAWYTAYTPYQPEISQGRLEALLNFQTLVSDLAGLPVANASLLDEGTAAAEAMTFCKRLAKNKASQAFFASQHCHPQTLDVLRTRAEPLGIEVVIGDERELSDASAYFGALLQYPAANGDVFDYRALVERFHAAGALVAVAADLLALTLLTPPGEFGADVALGSAQRFGVPLGFGGPHAAYFATRDSFKRDMPGRLVGVSIDRHGQPALRLAMQTREQHIRREKATSNICTAQVLLANIASMYAVYHGPQGLTRIANRVHQLTAILAEGLSQLGVTVEQAHFFDTLTLATGARTLDLHAAARAQRLNLREVDAVRLGLSLDETTTQADVEQLWALFADGQALPAFADLAATVASRLPAALLRQSAILAHPVFNRYHSETELMRYLRKLADKDLALDRSMIPLGSCTMKLNAASEMIPVTWAEFGALHPFAPAEQSRGYAELTTELEAMLCQATGYDAVSLQPNAGSQGEYAGLLAIRAYHQSRGDDQRDICLIPQSAHGTNPATAAMVGMRVVVTACDARGNVDIADLKAKAEEHQERLAALMITYPSTHGVFEEGIREICEIIHANGGQVYIDGANMNAMVGLCAPGQFGGDVSHLNLHKTFCIPHGGGGPGVGPIGVKAHLAPFLPGHAQMARKEGAVSAAPFGSASILPITWMYIRMMGGDGLRRATQLAILNANYIARRLEEHYPVLYTGSNGLVAHECILDLRPLKETSGISVDDVAKRLIDYGFHAPTMSFPVPGTLMIEPTESESKEELDRFCDAMIRIREEIRAVEAGELDKDDNPLKNAPHTAHELVGEWTHRYSRELAVYPTASLVDGKYWPPVGRVDNVYGDRNLVCACPSIEAYQDA
- the gcvH gene encoding glycine cleavage system protein GcvH, whose translation is MSVLRFTADHEWLRLEENGSVTVGITEYAQDALGDVVFVQLPELQAYAKGEEVAVLESVKAASNIVMPLDGEVVEVNQQLADSPELVNEEPLGKGWFFRMQLADTSLLDGLLDQAGYENLLKANG